A part of Mustela erminea isolate mMusErm1 chromosome 9, mMusErm1.Pri, whole genome shotgun sequence genomic DNA contains:
- the LOC116598400 gene encoding uncharacterized protein LOC116598400, with product MRGRHRAVLIPQISCLRSHWKCRALPQTGRILRSSQSFAGFQSHFAPENPLVGVWSLSQSPITVANSVNLCCGPTSGARASYKVQRDLVPAFQKQRRELSVILDSPQYLCSLDPRFLTGDMWTAAVPTSQDRREDKMKNAHQGGPQGPALEEAQETADIPVPHGAKGWGKLTLPASPSTRRRPYQWVTVTMETNKFLHITGERPPASSPGLWGRQKAACSRKLTFLFSTVWLYMVEQRAGVPGLQWDPSSATLAAGEETARKCGTKSHTHPHTLKARLPLSCDIFF from the exons ATGCGTGGACGCCACCGTGCAGTGCTCATCCCCCAAATCTCCTGTCTTCGAAGCCACTGGAAATGTCGGGCTCTTCCTCAAACAGGGCGGATCCTACGGAGCAGCCAGAGCTTTGCCGGCTTCCAATCCCACTTCGCCCCTGAGAATCCGCTCGTTGGGGTCTGGTCTCTATCTCAATCCCCAATTACTGTTGCTAATTCAGTAAACCTTTGTTGCGGGCCTACCTCTGGAGCCAGGGCTAGTTACAAAGTTCAGAGAGATCTGGTTCCTGCTTTCCAGAAACAGAGGAGGGAACTGAGTGTTATATTAGACTCACCGCAGTATCTCTGCTCGCTTG ATCCCCGTTTCCTCACTGGGGACATGTGGACAGCAGCTGTCCCCACTTCACAAGATCGGCgtgaagacaaaatgaaaaatgcacaCCAGGGTGGACCGCAGGGCCCAGCGCTCG AAGAGGCCCAAGAAACAGCCGACATACCAGTACCACATggtgccaagggctgggggaagCTCACACTGCCAGCCTCGCCCTCCACTCGGCGCCGCCCGTACCAGTGGGTTACTGTAACCATGGAGACCAACAAGTTCCTCCATATCACAGGAGAGCGTCCGCCTGCCAgcagcccagggctctgggggaggcagaaggcagCCTGCAGCAGAAAG CTTACGTTTTTATTCAGCACTGTCTGGCTGTACATGGTGGAGCAAAGGGCTGGAGTCCCAGGTCTGCAGTGGGACCCCAGCTCCGCCACTCTGGCTGCGGGGGAGGAAACGGCTCGGAAGTGTGGTACGAAGagtcacacacacccacacacactgaAAGCAAGGCTCCCGCTCTCATGTGACATCTTCTTTTAA